The following are encoded together in the Ralstonia insidiosa genome:
- a CDS encoding OmpA family protein, whose protein sequence is MKAKLISVSLVALLAAGCATEQQNNTAVGTGVGAAVGAGIGALVGNGKGAAIGGALGAAAGAAAGYNWSAIKSKLAGDTAGTGTQISEQPDGSLKLNIPSQVSFDTDSAVIKPTFRGALDSVAQTLTANPELAANVVGHTDSTGNANYNMTLSQKRAQSVASYLTDRGVARNRLTAEGRGQTQPVADNATEAGRAQNRRVEIYLKPIQG, encoded by the coding sequence ATGAAAGCCAAGCTTATTTCCGTCTCGCTTGTCGCCCTGCTGGCGGCCGGCTGTGCCACCGAGCAGCAGAACAACACCGCCGTTGGTACGGGCGTTGGTGCCGCTGTGGGCGCGGGCATCGGCGCGCTGGTGGGCAACGGCAAGGGTGCAGCCATCGGCGGCGCGCTTGGTGCAGCTGCCGGCGCAGCCGCCGGTTACAACTGGAGCGCCATCAAGTCCAAGCTGGCTGGCGATACGGCTGGCACGGGCACGCAAATCTCGGAGCAGCCTGACGGCTCGCTTAAGCTGAACATCCCGAGCCAGGTCTCGTTTGATACCGACAGCGCCGTGATCAAGCCGACGTTCCGCGGCGCGCTGGATAGCGTTGCGCAGACGCTCACCGCGAACCCGGAGCTCGCCGCCAATGTAGTCGGCCACACGGATAGTACCGGCAACGCCAACTACAACATGACGCTGTCGCAGAAGCGCGCCCAGAGCGTGGCGAGCTATCTGACCGACCGCGGCGTCGCACGCAACCGCCTGACCGCCGAGGGCCGTGGCCAGACGCAGCCGGTTGCCGACAACGCCACCGAGGCCGGCCGGGCACAAAATCGCCGTGTCGAAATTTATTTGAAACCAATTCAGGGATGA
- the metG gene encoding methionine--tRNA ligase → MSERRILVTSALPYANGPIHIGHLVEYIQTDIWVRFQRMRGHETYYVGADDTHGTPVMLRAEKEGLTPRQLIERVWTEHKRDFDNFLISFDNYYSTDSDENKELSERIYLQLKENGLIDVREVEQFYDPVKEMFLPDRFIKGECPKCGAKDQYGDSCEVCGATYQPTDLKNPYSVVSGATPVRKSSEHYFFKLSDPRCENFLREWVADLAQPEATNKMREWLGDDGEAKLSDWDISRDAPYFGFEIPGAPGKYFYVWLDAPVGYYASFKNLSAKLGLDFESWISAHSTTEQYHFIGKDILYFHTLFWPAMLKFSGHRTPTNVFAHGFLTVDGAKMSKSRGTFITAQSYIDTGLNPEWLRYYFAAKLNATMEDLDLNLDDFIARVNSDLVGKFVNIASRSAGFLVKRFEGRVSDAALGHPLMVQLREAAPQVADLYEKREYSKALRAVMELADAVNAFVDTEKPWDLAKDEANREKLHAACSVALEAFRLLAVYLKPILPTTVERIEGFLNVEPLTWRSIDSALSSAKPIQPYSHLMTRVDKKQVDALVEANRQSLQATANAPVAAANGAATIEPMAETITIDDFAKIDLRVAKIVACQRVEGSNKLLQLTLDVGEGQTRNVFSGIQSAYAPEDLVGKLTVMVANLAPRKMKFGMSEGMVLAASAADEKAQPGLYILEPHSGAVPGMRVR, encoded by the coding sequence ATGTCCGAACGTCGCATCCTCGTCACTTCCGCCCTGCCCTATGCCAACGGGCCGATCCACATCGGTCACCTGGTCGAGTACATCCAGACCGACATCTGGGTACGCTTCCAGCGCATGCGCGGACACGAAACCTACTACGTGGGCGCCGACGATACGCACGGCACGCCCGTCATGCTGCGCGCCGAGAAGGAAGGCCTGACCCCGCGCCAGTTGATCGAACGTGTCTGGACCGAGCACAAGCGCGACTTCGATAACTTCCTGATCTCGTTCGACAACTACTACAGCACTGACTCTGACGAGAACAAGGAGCTGTCTGAGCGCATCTACCTGCAGCTCAAGGAAAACGGCCTGATCGACGTGCGCGAGGTCGAGCAGTTCTACGACCCGGTCAAGGAGATGTTCCTGCCGGATCGCTTCATCAAGGGCGAGTGCCCGAAGTGCGGCGCGAAAGACCAGTACGGCGATTCGTGTGAGGTGTGCGGTGCGACCTATCAGCCGACCGACCTGAAGAACCCGTACTCCGTGGTGTCGGGCGCAACGCCGGTGCGCAAGTCGTCGGAACACTACTTCTTCAAGCTGTCCGACCCGCGCTGCGAAAACTTCCTGCGCGAATGGGTGGCCGACCTGGCCCAGCCGGAAGCCACCAACAAGATGCGCGAGTGGCTCGGCGATGATGGCGAAGCGAAGCTCTCGGACTGGGACATCTCGCGTGACGCACCGTACTTCGGCTTCGAAATTCCGGGCGCGCCAGGCAAGTACTTCTACGTGTGGCTGGACGCACCGGTCGGCTACTACGCCAGCTTCAAGAACCTGAGCGCGAAGCTCGGCCTCGACTTCGAATCGTGGATCAGCGCGCACTCGACCACCGAGCAGTACCACTTCATCGGCAAGGACATCCTGTATTTCCACACGCTGTTCTGGCCGGCGATGCTCAAGTTCTCGGGCCACCGCACGCCGACCAACGTGTTCGCCCACGGCTTCCTGACCGTGGACGGCGCCAAGATGAGCAAGTCGCGCGGCACCTTCATCACCGCGCAGAGCTACATCGACACGGGCCTGAATCCGGAATGGCTGCGCTACTACTTCGCCGCCAAGCTGAACGCGACGATGGAAGACCTGGACCTGAACCTGGACGACTTCATCGCCCGCGTGAACAGTGACTTGGTGGGCAAGTTCGTCAACATTGCGAGCCGCTCGGCGGGCTTCCTGGTCAAGCGCTTTGAAGGCCGCGTGAGCGATGCCGCCCTGGGCCATCCGCTGATGGTGCAACTGCGCGAAGCCGCTCCGCAAGTTGCTGACCTGTACGAGAAGCGCGAGTACAGCAAGGCCCTGCGTGCCGTGATGGAACTGGCCGACGCCGTCAACGCCTTCGTCGACACCGAAAAGCCGTGGGACCTCGCCAAGGACGAAGCCAACCGCGAGAAGCTGCACGCCGCGTGCTCCGTGGCGCTCGAAGCGTTCCGCCTGCTGGCCGTGTACCTCAAGCCGATCCTGCCGACCACGGTTGAGCGCATCGAAGGCTTCCTCAACGTTGAGCCGCTGACCTGGCGCTCGATTGACTCGGCACTGTCGTCGGCCAAGCCGATCCAGCCGTACTCGCACCTGATGACGCGCGTGGACAAGAAGCAGGTGGATGCGCTGGTGGAGGCGAATCGTCAGTCGCTGCAGGCCACTGCGAATGCGCCGGTTGCCGCCGCAAATGGTGCTGCCACGATCGAGCCGATGGCTGAGACGATCACCATTGACGACTTCGCCAAGATCGACTTGCGCGTCGCCAAGATCGTCGCTTGCCAGCGTGTGGAAGGCTCGAACAAGCTGCTGCAGCTCACGCTGGATGTGGGTGAAGGTCAGACGCGCAACGTGTTCTCGGGCATCCAATCGGCCTATGCGCCGGAAGACCTCGTCGGCAAGCTGACCGTGATGGTGGCTAACCTCGCGCCGCGCAAGATGAAGTTTGGGATGTCGGAGGGGATGGTGTTGGCGGCTTCGGCTGCTGATGAGAAGGCGCAGCCGGGTCTGTACATCCTCGAACCGCATTCGGGTGCAGTGCCTGGGATGCGGGTGCGTTGA